In Scylla paramamosain isolate STU-SP2022 chromosome 48, ASM3559412v1, whole genome shotgun sequence, the DNA window GTTGGCAAGCTTCCCACTGCTGCAGCGCCAGTCACACTGGAGCCGTCAAGGAGAAAGCACGTGGGCACCTTCTCTCTGTCCCAACGACTCATGTGGCTTGacacgcgtgcacacacacatacacacacatatatatttacttgtgtgtgtgtgtgtgtgtgtgtgtgtgtgtgtgtgtgtgtgtgtgtgtgtgtgtgtgtgtgtgtgtgtgtgtgtgagtgcagcATGTCAGTGTAGTGAGCAGTGTTGTTTGTAGAAGGTGTGTTTACTTCAGTATTATTCAAACCATTTGTGTGTGACATGCACATTTGTGACAAGCCAACGAcagctgtgtttgtttgggCAGCACGTTAATTTTAGCATTGAGAACAGAGAAGGCTTCCGTGCTGGAACGCGCTGCGTGCCACTCACCAAACCGCTCACGCTGATCGcactcattttcttcacctacAAATACAAGTTGTTGCAAACTCCAGTTCTGCACTGcacattgtttgtttgtttgtttgtctgtgtttgtgttaccGTGTCTTAGTTGTTCACACCATAAAAAGGGTGAGTGTTCAGTGGTGGAGTGTGAACACCTTGCCTCAGAGGAAAGGGTCAATGcatggtggtgtgttggtgttgcaCATGTTCCTGTCCCTTGCTAATGTTCAAAAGTCAACAAAAGGTGCACTCAGTAAttgcaaaggagaaaaatgacttTAAATCTACAGCTGTGTTTACTGACCAGCGCACCACTGGTGTGCCAAGCCCCACACACCAGTGTGCTCACTGCTGCACCCGTCCACCTGTCCACGGTGCACAACAACCTCACGgcttaacacaacacaacacaacacaacacaagctaaactaacctaacataaccaaacaaaacaaaacctaacctaaccaaacctaacttgacctaatccAACGTAACTTTACCAAACCAAacttttaacttaacctaaccaaaccataacctaacctaaccaaaccataacctaacctaacctaacctaaacctaaccataacctaacctaacctaaactaaccataacctaacctaacctaacttaacctaacctaacctaactaaccataacctaacctaacctaacctaacttaacctaacctaacctaacttaacctaacctaacctaacttaacctaacctaacctaaggtaaggtaaggtaaggtaaggtaaccTCAGCAAAGCGAAGCAAGAATTGACTTACTGGTTCACAATTGCCGGGTGAAGCAAGCAACAGTTTCCGAGAGGCTGGCGTGACCTGCGAGACTCAACGctgtccttgtttgtttgtttgtttgtttgtttgtcaagaATTGCTCTTCTTTGTTCCTGCAAACATAACAATTGATAAGGAAACACtgacaaaacaaacaggaggaggaggaggaggaggagataattatAAGGAAAGAgaccaaggaaggagagagagagagagagagagagagagagagagagagagagagagagagagagagagagagagagagagaatgtgtgtgtgtgtgtttgtttgtatatacacacacgcacacacagcttgttcacacactccctctctctcactcactttaaaggaaactgactctctctctctctctctctctctctctctctctctctctctctctctctgtgtgtgtgtgtgtgtgtgtgtgtgtgtgcgttttgatggctgggtgggttggtgggtgggtggtagtggtggtggtggtagtagtagtagtagtagtagtagtagtagtagtagtagtagtagtagtagtagtagtagtagtagtagtagtagtggtggtggtggtggtggtgttgttattgttggtggtggtggtgatgttgttgttgttaatagtataaaatcaacaaaataacaataacaaatgagCTAGTACTATGTCAATgaataaaatagtagtagtagtagtagtagtagtagtagtagtagtaagagtagtcgTATACTTACATGTCTGAGAGAAGGCTTCAATTTTCTTaattctgaaaagaaaaagaaaatatcattattagtattacgaTTATTATAAAGAACACAAGGGCTGATGCAGGAAGCCATTCACACACtcgtcttgtagtagtagtagtagtagtagtagtagtagtagtagtagtagtagtagtagtagtagtagtagtagttatcccCGTTCAGTGTGTGTTGAATGAGTTATTTCTTGTGGTGCCGTGATTAATGACCCTGAGGATTTGGTGAGTGTCCCTGGCTGTGTCCCTGGGCCCTATGAAGCCTCCCACCTGGTTCATCTCGCCCCACGGCCTGTCTGCTgctctcattactattattattattattattattattattattattattattattattattactattattattattattattattattattttggccgtggtggtggtggagcaacaagaagaagaagaagaagaagaagaagaagaagaatgtttttaaaagtatcttatagggggagagagagagagagagagagagagagagagagagagagagagagagagagagagagagagagagagagagagagagagagagtcagttagaggagaggagttcatgagacgaaaagcttttgattccaccctgtgtgGCAGAGTGGCATGAGTGGagtcccccagacatgtgaagctccctacacactccatacatgaatgGATAAGGCTCCTTGtactgagttagcagctggggggctgagaaaaactggtggagacgtctcagaacgcctaacctcacagaaactgttttagctagagatgagatgtgaagcttccagttcagattataagcaatggacagagcgaggatgttcagtgtggaagagggggacagttgagtgtcactgaaaaagagaggagagttgtgtggaaggttgtgtccagctgataggtggaggaattgactttttgatccactgaacaataccaagtttgctctgcaccaatcacaaattttagaggTGAAAAgtgaggcattctgtggcttccctctgtaaactgtttacttcctgaagggctgggcCTCACAAAAAGACATGGAGTGTGTTTattacaacaaacaaaacacagcttGAAATATTTGTACCAATAAAAGCTttagaaataacacacacacacacacacacacacacacacacaaacacacacacctaacctaacctaaccaaaccaaacttaacacaAGCAAAACATTTAATAGCTACAACTGAAAGGAAGGTTGAGTTTAACAAACATAGCATttaaccacacaacacaccacaaaacaTGCTTATCTCCTTATATCGTCAACATCAAAGCCCCCACGTTTTTAATACTTGCATTAGTAATATATTAAAGAAATCCAATACTTTCAATTCACAAGTATAACAAGACAATTAAGGTGAGGTGCaacaagccagtaggcctacacgtggcagtccctgtgtgaaataggCCTGCCAATCTCCAGCTGTCCTCTCCAATCACCACCCAGTCTAATCTCTCAGAGCTCCCTAAGACTcgccactaacagcctgattgctgagtccgttccactcatctgccacactatttgagaaccaattcctccccatctctttcctaaacctaaattttcaaCCTTGTGCCCGTTacctcttgttctgtcctggcaGCTGGTCTAAGATTGAGTTTGCCCCCTTGTTGTagcccctataccacttaaagacttccatcaggtcccctcttaacctctgCGTCTCTAAACCACATAAAtgtaacagcttcaacctcgcctcgtaaggaacactcctcgtcccctgtatccttttagtcattctcctctgtactgattctaatagacctatatctttcctgtaatgtggggaccagaactgcacagcgtagtctagatgaggtctgaccagcgccaagtataactttaatattacttccggccttctacttttaacactcctaaaaattaatcctagtaccctatttgccctgtttctggcctctatgcattgtttccctagacggagttcagagctaactataactcctaaatctttctcgtaccctgtacctaccagagtttggttgtttgttgtgtacctaacctaacctaactataactaGTAAATGTTTTTTGTACCTGGAACCTAACAGCATCATTGCTCGTTGTGCGCCTAaccttatttaacctaacctaacagaacttaacccaacttaacctaacctaacagaacttaacctaacctaaccaaacctaacctaacctaacttaacctaacttaacctaacctaacctaacctaacagaacttaacctaacctaacttaatcaaacctaacttaacctaaccaaacctaacctaacagctaCATAAAGAAGTCAGTGTTTTAAGTGAATTATGTAATGGTGTGCTTGTCAACCAGTAACACCTTCAACAAGTGCACCAAGTCTTTGTGGTAAATTACTGcaacaaaacaagataaaaaaaaattgcaataaatgaatcaatagataataaatagtgaaaaaaaaatgttaaatttatagtttaagctaatgtccccaatctctacccacggcccacggcgttattattaatttccgacaagtagtgtaatcattagaaatgatgtgaatagtgagaacaaaatgaggtaggttattaccacgtagtgtggaatggcttaaactataataaaaccgcGTTGTTTTAAAGACGTGCTAACAGCTGACTtattgcccacacacacacgcacacacatcaaTAACAGCCACTAGTGTACGTGTGGGGTCCCTGGTTGGCTGGGTCGTCTGTCAGTGTTGCCAGTGGTGTATCTTCCTTGAAGTGTTACCAGGgagggcaaggttaggttaggggcaCAAGGAGCAACGCCAGACGGGCCCAAGAAAGCCAGGGACCCCACCTCTTCACTAGTGGCCAATAACGATAACAAGAATCACACACTAACAGACTGCAACATTCAAGTGCatttaaatacacaaatacatggattgaaatactttttttttttttcagcggttTAATGAAACACTTAGAGGCGCCGTGCAACACTGATCAAGTAgtaagtgtgtgcgtgcgtgtcatCAGGCAGCCAGAGCGAGCtagaacttcacacacacacacacacacacacacacacacacacacacacacactctctctctctctctctctcttacttttcaaaTAGTCGTTGGCTTCATCCTTGAGCTCCTCCGCCTCCATTTTCGctctaattagagagagagagggggagaggaaccaCAGATAAGTGAACTAGCTCAAACATggcctctcttttttctctctctctcgatcttgatcttgatggtacaggtggcacaggatcactcctgagccaggcctttggatcggaaactcctgtagaaggggaaaaaaaagagaaacgaacagcatcctctatcctaattgttcatacacctggcacgccacattctctccagaaactctttcaccgcctcaatcatcctttcattcgcctctctacacagtcccagcaacaacaccatccattcctttcctgtgttctccactctttcattcctatcatgccctaactcagtcagtatcacttgcatcatctcattcctgtctctggcatacttcacacactccagcaccacatgttccaccgtctcatcctctcccatgtcacacatctggcacactttgctgcgggactcagaccacctgtaactccttgcattcacatccatacactgtgccctcgctcggaagagaagatcaccgcccaggcttccatcataccacctttcatacctcggggcctctttctccttgtaccattccagggtcttctttctttccatctcattcttccattcattcagtcccacacatttcacttctttgtctatctcattcttccattttctcacatcccattcggctcccactctgcctcctcttgttaccacccattcacgctcattttgattcctaccagccattcttatcgcccacacaacttgcaatccattcctgtctgtcattctcatgcatctcttcctccatttgcttccactttcattccacaggtacaccttccttgctattcttgcatcatccattctctcaagcctaatcttgtacctaagtgtggcttttgtcagtctttctctgaaggtgctccatcccatgtcacctctcaaggcttcaactgctgtgcacctcgatgcactcagtgccatccttgctactctattctggcccacttctaacttatcaatttcactttcattccatgcaatcacatccataccatacattatgcatggcacagccacactcttccacacttctctcaacacatcatacttacttgctctcatccttgccgcgcttcccagtcgacctgcccactggtttaccatacttatcttttcattctttgcctttgcacacccactgggactcatccacatccctaagtacttgtattcttgcacctgtctcaactcattctctccaagtctccataccacattactttcatcctctgacctattcacaatcattactttgcttttctcactgctaaaccttactccaaagtctttaccatagccatccactacatccaacaaactttgaagctcatctgccgattcactcataacaactacgtcatctgcataaaggagcacacatactttatcattccccacacttacccctacattcattcttctcatcctggctgctagctcctctgtatacaggctaaaaagggttggtgacaatatacagccctgcctaactcctctctcactcttcacccagtctgtttctatgtctcctagcctgtatctagctcttgtgtccacatacatactttgcactatgttaactatctttgcactcaatccaatcttttctaagactctacctagcatttctctgctcactctatcataagctttctctatatccaaaaagCCTAGGCACagtttacccccatccttctttttcttctcaatcatttcattcaccacaaacatattgtcctcggctctcctgtccctacgaaaaccattctgttcttcacccagcactccagctctctcaatccatttacacagtctctcattcaacactgcactgaaaactttacctattgtattcactaatgcaattggcctgtagttcttcagctcattcttactcttaaatcctcccttatgcaacagacacactcggctctcattccactttcttggcactctctcttcatcccacactcggttgaataactcagtcattctgtctatcactacctccccaccattcttgtagaactcatagggtatatcatctggacctgctgccttgccattcttctgccttctcacacacctctccacttcatccctactgattctttcatccagttcatctgcattcttcctttcctgtgttacacattcttctctcacactaaacatctcacctaccccacctacttcttcccagaaccctttgattgcctccctgattccatccttctctgttataactacaccatacacttttagactctccacaccaacactgcctgacatattctcacctctcatgaacttgtaccattcacggccaccttccatacctttctcccttaaagattgaatcacgctcctttcactcttcactttagcattcattatcattcgtctcgtcaaccgctgctgcttcacatacgctgcccatgcattcagatactcattctctgcctcatcgctttcatgcctctttttcctcagccatctacactgtctactcattctctttcgctccttcctagccgctctggtttcatcattccaccatggtttacatacattctttcttctacctactctcacaaaccctatctggttctcagcagcacccctcacgtcctcaaccagtttctcattcagacgctccacgtcatgcacactttcgtcgtcccagcttctctcactcagatcaacctgaaagttctcccagcctacatctctcagtctccacttctttctcttacttgccactttcacttcattcccaccctgcatcaagcactccaccaccaccagcatgttgtgatcggacacagtatcaaccaaaccatcctcatctatccacatgtgcgacacaatttcacgcattcttccattcaccaacatgtagtcaattgccgattcctgttctcttgcactccaagtcacacgcccctctgccaaagtaacgttcagattttccagctccagttcatcaacaaactctccaggcatttcaccattcctgttcacctgttcccccagtattcccacatgtgcattcatgtcacccataactagcactctctcctctccatgctctctcacaactttcttaagtatgtcatacttcctcctattttccctctctgctctttcacccatgacagtcatgtacgctaccaccagtaccaccttctctggtctgccacgaccatccatgcattccactcttactgcaagcacatcctcactacttgtacactcccccacatcaatctcctctactttcagtcctctttctttcttgtagagtagggctacgcctcctcccagtgtttcctgtgccttacgcccctttccaatcataacatactcgcatccctccattcgtacatcatctctcaggtgagtctcagtgagcccgactaagtcgaacctccactccctgagctccttgcatacatcctcaaacttgcccacaccccatcctctcacattcatacagccaatcttcacacatttacttgcctggttagtctcttttcttccatgtttgctgacatcagtgggtcctcctcgtcatgcatcgtccacacaacacacctgcctcgccctcatccactcagccagtcgacgtcctagcctctcattcccgttgtggttgaggtggaccccgtctctcccgaagaatttgtcctggtcaaggatcccatccatgtccaggaagctcacgttgcccttcttctctgccatccattccatcttgatcttcatgagttccatgcatatcttgcggttcgtttctcttctaaccttctcatactgcactccttcccgtgggcgccgcaggacccccaccacagccacacacatcttcttttcttctgctgccctcactgcttctatcacttcctttactgtgtcttcagcacctgcctctactaagttgttgcctcctccttggacaactagcaggcttctctcttccatttcttgcacttcttccttgactttcctcttgatgtcttggatcttagcacctcccatgctggtgcactcaatttcccttctcacaaagtcaggagtcttccttaccatgctgtctccaatgacacgtactggggctttcttgactaccattctcttcttccttgggcgtctgtctgttctggccacttccaccacttcttgctggtcttttctctcttcagtcttcgtcgtctgtgcttctgcctctttcatcaggttttctgtctgggtgctctgctccactctctcttctttttctttttcttcatcctggtTCCTCCATTCATTGAGGCTCTTGCTCAGGCATTCCCTGCAGAGGAACACCAGAAGCTCGAACCCCAGCGCCTTCATGTTGGCCTCCTTCATGCCCACACAGGCTACATGGAACCAGGCCATGCATCTCTCGCATGCCACAGCCCTTTGCCTGTTCGCCACACTCTCCTCGCATGAAC includes these proteins:
- the LOC135095167 gene encoding uncharacterized protein LOC135095167; amino-acid sequence: MVMSAFGSCEESVANRQRAVACERCMAWFHVACVGMKEANMKALGFELLVFLCRECLSKSLNEWRNQDEEKEKEERVEQSTQTENLMKEAEAQTTKTEERKDQQEVVEVARTDRRPRKKRMVVKKAPVRVIGDSMVRKTPDFVRREIECTSMGGAKIQDIKRKVKEEVQEMEERSLLVVQGGGNNLVEAGAEDTVKEVIEAVRAAEEKKMCVAVVGVLRRPREGVQYEKVRRETNRKICMELMKIKMEWMAEKKGNVSFLDMDGILDQDKFFGRDGVHLNHNGNERLGRRLAEWMRARQVCCVDDA